The following proteins are co-located in the Polystyrenella longa genome:
- a CDS encoding DUF4159 domain-containing protein, whose amino-acid sequence MFQTYISISRTILLAMSISICFLATGPLSAELTQAEVLSSIRQGTQFLFSKQNGDGSWGSAAMAVSHDDANIGTSSLVVLALLNCGLEPSEPHVKKGLEWIRNASNGRSTYTVSLKLMALAAAKQPEKDLTRMQLLASEIEAGQTNSGEWGYDLSPGNYADNSNTQFAVLALRDAVHAGARVDPETWEKTKTHFRETQFRDGSWGYRGRNGLGGGRTGYGSMTVAGISSYVISKSMIADEDKLKPDGTPDCCGNEEEEDTLERGVEWMARHFSVEANPANSGYFLFYYLYGLERAGRLSGIRFFGEHDWYREGARFLVARQSKQDGSWFPRQDYLNPVLNTSFCLLFLSKGLSPVLFNKLKYGRPDPVKPNEMMSDTWKRHDRDIHRLTDWITGLEKWPKLMSWQVVDINKAVSNNSVDDLLQAPILYISGDEPLNFPETHVKLLRRYLDQGGIIFATPSCDSDAFKTSFKELIAKIYEEEGLKLEPLAADHPVYRSEFLLHPETVDLQGVDYGCRTTILYCPDDLGCLWELWARNPPKGRTPKVTTMVTRATYIGANVAAYATGREPPKKQLDPIAIDTAANETKIERGLLQVAQLKHGGNWDTAPLALHNLLLALNEAAGLTAKTESPALSPQAEELERYPIVYTHGRSPFELSSSEITRLRRYLDNGGCLFADACCGSKQFDESFRKLVKQLYPEKELQRIPASHPLFTSQVGHDLDQVRRRQPPAGKNAGIDTSDVVIGEPFLESLEFNGRFPIIYSKYDISCALQKQSSISCSGYIPEDAARIGVNILLYALMQGFTFQENAE is encoded by the coding sequence ATGTTCCAAACTTACATCTCAATAAGCCGGACCATCCTGCTGGCGATGTCGATCAGTATTTGTTTTCTGGCGACAGGTCCTTTATCAGCAGAGTTAACCCAGGCGGAAGTGCTCAGTTCCATTCGTCAGGGGACACAGTTTCTGTTCAGCAAACAAAACGGCGACGGTTCGTGGGGTTCCGCAGCAATGGCGGTTTCTCATGATGATGCAAACATCGGCACATCTTCTCTCGTTGTACTAGCATTGCTTAACTGCGGGTTAGAACCGAGTGAACCCCATGTGAAAAAAGGATTAGAGTGGATCCGCAATGCCTCTAATGGACGGTCGACCTATACTGTTTCTTTAAAACTCATGGCCCTGGCCGCTGCCAAACAGCCAGAAAAAGACCTGACTCGCATGCAACTGCTGGCTTCGGAAATTGAAGCCGGTCAGACCAACTCGGGTGAGTGGGGGTACGATCTTAGTCCTGGTAATTACGCCGATAACAGCAATACTCAATTCGCCGTGCTCGCTTTGCGTGATGCTGTGCATGCTGGCGCACGCGTAGATCCGGAAACGTGGGAGAAAACAAAGACGCATTTTCGAGAGACTCAGTTTCGAGATGGTAGCTGGGGGTATCGTGGTCGGAATGGTCTTGGAGGTGGACGAACTGGCTACGGCAGCATGACGGTTGCGGGAATTTCTTCTTACGTCATTAGTAAATCGATGATTGCAGACGAAGACAAACTTAAACCAGACGGAACCCCGGATTGTTGTGGAAACGAAGAAGAGGAAGACACACTGGAACGGGGTGTCGAATGGATGGCTCGCCATTTCTCGGTAGAGGCTAACCCGGCGAACTCTGGGTATTTCCTGTTTTATTATCTCTACGGTCTTGAACGCGCGGGCCGCCTGAGTGGGATACGTTTCTTTGGAGAACATGACTGGTATCGTGAGGGAGCCCGTTTTCTGGTCGCGCGGCAGTCAAAGCAGGACGGTAGTTGGTTTCCAAGACAGGATTATCTCAATCCCGTGCTGAATACCAGCTTTTGTCTGCTCTTTCTGTCCAAGGGGCTCTCACCTGTCCTGTTTAACAAACTCAAATACGGTAGGCCGGATCCTGTTAAACCGAATGAAATGATGTCGGACACCTGGAAACGACATGATCGCGATATTCACCGGTTGACCGACTGGATTACCGGGCTCGAAAAATGGCCCAAATTGATGAGCTGGCAGGTTGTCGATATCAATAAGGCTGTATCAAACAATAGCGTCGACGATTTGTTACAGGCTCCCATATTGTATATCAGTGGCGACGAGCCGCTCAACTTTCCTGAGACGCATGTCAAATTGCTTCGAAGGTACCTCGATCAGGGGGGGATCATCTTTGCGACTCCCAGTTGTGATTCGGATGCTTTTAAAACCTCGTTCAAGGAATTGATCGCGAAGATATACGAGGAAGAAGGTCTGAAGTTAGAGCCTCTGGCCGCTGATCATCCGGTCTACCGCAGCGAGTTTCTGCTCCATCCGGAAACGGTCGATTTACAGGGGGTCGACTATGGTTGTCGGACGACTATTCTTTATTGTCCGGACGATCTCGGTTGCCTGTGGGAACTTTGGGCTCGTAACCCACCTAAAGGTAGAACTCCCAAAGTGACCACCATGGTGACGCGTGCGACTTATATCGGTGCAAATGTCGCGGCTTACGCAACTGGCCGGGAACCACCTAAGAAGCAGCTTGATCCGATTGCAATTGATACCGCCGCCAACGAGACGAAGATTGAACGTGGTTTGTTGCAAGTCGCTCAGTTGAAACATGGAGGCAATTGGGATACGGCCCCCTTGGCTCTCCACAATCTCCTTTTAGCGTTGAATGAAGCGGCAGGACTGACGGCTAAAACTGAATCACCCGCCCTCTCTCCTCAGGCTGAGGAACTCGAACGTTATCCAATCGTCTACACGCATGGTCGAAGTCCTTTTGAACTTTCTTCTTCCGAAATTACCCGCTTACGCAGGTATCTCGATAACGGAGGATGCTTATTCGCAGACGCTTGTTGCGGAAGTAAGCAGTTCGATGAGAGCTTTCGTAAACTGGTGAAGCAACTCTATCCTGAGAAGGAGCTACAGCGCATTCCCGCGTCGCATCCACTCTTTACTTCTCAGGTTGGGCATGACCTCGATCAAGTTCGTCGACGTCAACCTCCCGCTGGAAAGAATGCGGGCATCGATACTTCTGATGTGGTCATCGGAGAACCCTTTCTGGAATCGCTGGAATTCAATGGTCGTTTTCCGATCATTTACAGTAAATACGACATTAGCTGCGCGCTTCAAAAACAATCTTCCATCTCGTGCTCCGGTTATATTCCTGAAGATGCTGCCCGCATTGGTGTGAACATTTTGCTGTACGCACTGATGCAGGGATTCACCTTCCAGGAGAACGCGGAGTAA
- a CDS encoding HD domain-containing protein: MKNSLAEIPELANYRSGRGLIRIPMEQDVPFTPRVRAIVDTAEFQRLRQVTQLGLASKIYPGATHTRFEHALGVFLNAVRYLIQLTHDPRFSAVIDRHHAEVLMVSALLHDLGHWPYCHPIEDLNLPNMPQHEEFAGSFLQPDSELTRVLKSHWDIKPEEVLDVLVARTDSPQLRLIRSILSGPIDIDKMDYLDRDSLHAGVPYGRNFDRNRLIQSLMVNETGDGLAVSEKGKTATELMVFARYVMFSEVYWHHAVRASTCMFGRAFQELYQQWDLNWLFHQSESDMVQELRRAAEGKPVAKLLEGIFGNRRSIYKRVGEYSLVQSAELYQQLSGKRHDYLEQVVRKLAEVLTSRAGVEFDPFDLLIDAPPADREVEFKVQIYYAKEDVYRYLHDVSPVIESLAQRQFDDYVKRVRIFVNPHKRSHVPDQPELTQILLDIV; this comes from the coding sequence ATGAAAAACAGCCTGGCGGAAATTCCGGAACTGGCTAATTATCGATCGGGACGAGGTTTGATTCGTATTCCGATGGAACAGGATGTCCCCTTCACCCCCCGCGTTCGAGCAATCGTCGATACCGCCGAATTTCAACGACTGCGACAGGTCACCCAACTGGGGTTAGCATCCAAAATTTACCCCGGTGCAACTCACACTCGGTTTGAGCATGCTCTGGGAGTTTTTCTAAATGCGGTCCGCTACCTGATCCAACTGACTCACGACCCCCGGTTCAGTGCGGTTATTGATCGCCATCATGCTGAAGTCCTGATGGTGTCCGCGCTGCTACACGACTTGGGACACTGGCCCTACTGTCATCCGATTGAAGACCTCAATCTTCCTAATATGCCCCAGCATGAAGAGTTCGCCGGCTCCTTCTTGCAACCTGATTCTGAATTAACCCGAGTCCTGAAGTCGCATTGGGATATCAAACCGGAAGAAGTTCTCGACGTCCTGGTCGCACGCACAGATTCACCACAACTTAGATTGATTCGCTCCATTCTTTCCGGTCCGATCGACATCGATAAGATGGATTACCTGGACCGGGACAGTCTGCACGCTGGTGTTCCTTATGGTCGTAACTTCGACCGGAACCGACTCATCCAATCATTGATGGTGAATGAAACGGGCGACGGGTTGGCTGTAAGCGAAAAAGGGAAAACGGCTACCGAGTTAATGGTCTTTGCACGCTATGTCATGTTCAGCGAAGTCTACTGGCACCACGCGGTACGCGCATCGACCTGTATGTTCGGCCGCGCTTTTCAGGAATTATATCAACAGTGGGATTTGAACTGGTTGTTCCATCAGAGTGAATCAGACATGGTGCAGGAACTCCGTCGAGCGGCGGAGGGCAAACCGGTGGCCAAGTTGCTGGAAGGCATCTTTGGAAACAGGCGTTCGATCTACAAACGCGTAGGCGAGTACAGTCTTGTTCAATCTGCCGAACTATACCAACAACTTTCGGGAAAGCGACATGACTATCTGGAGCAGGTTGTTCGCAAACTGGCGGAAGTTCTGACCTCCCGAGCGGGCGTCGAGTTTGATCCGTTCGATTTGTTGATTGATGCTCCACCCGCAGATCGGGAAGTCGAATTCAAAGTTCAGATCTACTACGCTAAAGAAGACGTCTATCGCTACCTGCATGACGTCTCGCCCGTGATTGAGTCGCTTGCCCAACGGCAATTCGACGACTACGTCAAACGAGTTCGTATCTTTGTGAACCCACACAAACGGTCTCACGTGCCCGATCAGCCGGAATTGACGCAGATTTTACTCGATATTGTGTAA
- a CDS encoding type I phosphomannose isomerase catalytic subunit — MPFFEQNSSDSQYSKQVAPLQLTEKHPPLQPLLFNPLLKRICWGGTRLGERLGKPVDSHTDYAESWEISDLPDARSEVACGPHAGWTIADLRTSYKEQLLGTNSPYATFPLLIKFLDIHDKLSVQVHPDDHLALLLTGGNGKTETWVVLECEPDSLLYAGLKAGVKREEFEAALETGNVIDCLHSFRVNAGDAVHLPAGTVHAVRGSILLAEVQQSSDLSFRFHDWDREEEGKEARELHVEEGLICTNFDQGPVMPLDPIVVQSGEHTEETIIDCPHYAIHRHQTRIPVAFTQSNRFRVLVALNGTGSLESTDFKEKIEPGQTWLIPACCQEVTVTPMSDQITFLNVFID; from the coding sequence ATGCCGTTTTTCGAACAAAACTCGTCTGACTCTCAATACAGCAAGCAAGTTGCGCCGTTACAGCTTACGGAGAAACATCCTCCTTTGCAGCCGTTACTGTTCAATCCGTTATTGAAGCGAATTTGCTGGGGCGGAACGCGACTCGGAGAGCGATTAGGCAAACCGGTCGACTCGCATACAGACTACGCAGAGAGCTGGGAGATCTCCGATCTTCCCGATGCTCGCAGTGAAGTCGCCTGTGGACCTCATGCTGGATGGACGATTGCCGACCTGCGGACTAGCTATAAAGAACAACTACTGGGGACAAACTCTCCGTATGCCACCTTCCCGCTGCTAATTAAGTTTCTTGATATTCACGACAAACTTTCCGTACAGGTTCATCCGGACGATCATCTTGCTCTTCTACTGACGGGCGGGAATGGAAAGACCGAAACTTGGGTCGTTCTGGAATGTGAACCTGATAGTCTACTTTATGCTGGATTAAAAGCGGGTGTAAAACGCGAAGAGTTTGAAGCCGCATTGGAGACTGGCAATGTTATCGATTGCCTCCATTCGTTTCGGGTCAACGCGGGTGACGCCGTTCATCTTCCTGCTGGAACCGTACACGCAGTTCGAGGCTCTATTCTGCTCGCAGAAGTCCAGCAGTCCAGCGATCTTTCGTTTCGTTTTCATGACTGGGATCGTGAAGAAGAGGGGAAGGAAGCTCGGGAACTGCATGTCGAAGAGGGGCTGATCTGTACGAACTTTGATCAGGGCCCAGTAATGCCGCTGGATCCAATAGTCGTCCAATCCGGCGAGCATACCGAAGAAACCATTATCGATTGTCCCCACTACGCGATTCACCGGCACCAGACGCGAATCCCTGTCGCGTTTACCCAGTCCAACCGATTCCGTGTACTCGTTGCTCTGAACGGAACGGGATCACTCGAGAGTACTGATTTCAAAGAGAAGATCGAACCTGGACAGACATGGCTGATTCCTGCCTGTTGTCAAGAAGTAACTGTCACTCCCATGTCGGACCAAATCACCTTTCTAAACGTGTTCATCGACTAA
- a CDS encoding formylglycine-generating enzyme family protein — protein sequence MSTIFTLVLPGCRREEEATPEVEVQPDWRKEKAQPRELRNQGDADEPEVKAVKKKTKPVSVAPKKPRTIISPIDQFEIVNVPSHAVSLMKEEGQLANRDSFVVLSKPAEDVDAKFHRIQPPKATPGPDKDQSLKLPSGFVEIDESGYSQTGWPLRIRCLADNAEMAFEPGGVATIGTNDGPIEAQPPIKVSIDPFYIDVTEVTVEQYDRFREYRQNEGVRIKEAPNGADDPQRPVLGLSYNQARVYCLWAGKLLPNEAQWEYAARGNSGSRYPWRQGNPIWQHLQKGSRIHIVATDRFDRTPEGVFDLAGNALEWCNDWYYPDTYKLAAEKLGQPIKDFAGPGRPGDGNQRVVKGRIEKVRSDWSAWNRQGISQTDSNERIGFRGVLSLSPTDQ from the coding sequence TTGTCTACGATCTTCACGTTGGTATTGCCTGGCTGTCGACGGGAAGAAGAGGCCACACCCGAAGTCGAAGTTCAACCCGACTGGCGAAAGGAAAAAGCACAGCCCAGAGAATTGCGCAATCAGGGAGACGCTGACGAACCTGAAGTAAAGGCCGTCAAGAAAAAAACGAAGCCGGTCTCGGTGGCTCCCAAGAAACCGCGTACCATCATTAGTCCAATCGATCAGTTCGAAATCGTGAACGTACCTTCTCACGCGGTGAGCCTGATGAAAGAGGAGGGGCAACTTGCCAATCGGGACAGTTTCGTTGTCCTGTCGAAACCCGCAGAGGATGTTGATGCAAAATTCCATCGCATCCAACCGCCCAAGGCCACTCCCGGTCCTGACAAAGACCAAAGTTTAAAACTTCCCTCCGGTTTCGTTGAGATTGATGAGTCAGGCTACAGTCAAACGGGGTGGCCATTACGTATTCGCTGTCTGGCGGACAATGCTGAAATGGCTTTTGAACCGGGAGGGGTCGCGACGATCGGAACAAACGATGGTCCCATAGAGGCGCAACCCCCGATTAAGGTATCCATCGATCCATTTTATATTGATGTCACCGAAGTCACTGTCGAACAGTATGATCGATTTCGAGAGTATCGTCAGAATGAAGGAGTCCGAATCAAGGAAGCCCCGAATGGTGCTGATGATCCTCAGCGGCCTGTACTCGGACTCAGCTATAACCAGGCACGGGTTTATTGTCTGTGGGCGGGTAAATTGCTTCCCAATGAAGCCCAGTGGGAATACGCTGCCCGCGGAAATTCAGGATCACGATACCCATGGCGACAAGGAAATCCGATCTGGCAGCACTTACAGAAGGGATCTCGAATTCACATCGTTGCTACAGACAGATTCGACCGGACTCCCGAAGGAGTCTTTGACCTCGCGGGCAATGCATTGGAATGGTGTAATGACTGGTACTACCCCGACACTTACAAACTGGCTGCAGAGAAGTTGGGACAACCAATCAAAGATTTTGCCGGCCCGGGACGCCCCGGAGATGGAAATCAACGCGTAGTAAAAGGAAGAATTGAGAAAGTCCGAAGTGACTGGTCGGCTTGGAATCGCCAGGGGATCTCTCAAACAGATTCCAATGAGCGAATCGGATTTCGAGGCGTTCTCTCGCTCTCACCTACGGATCAATAA